In Bos mutus isolate GX-2022 chromosome 10, NWIPB_WYAK_1.1, whole genome shotgun sequence, a single window of DNA contains:
- the GJD2 gene encoding gap junction delta-2 protein produces the protein MGEWTILERLLEAAVQQHSTMIGRILLTVVVIFRILIVAIVGETVYDDEQTMFVCNTLQPGCNQACYDRAFPISHIRYWVFQIIMVCTPSLCFITYSVHQSAKQRERRYSTVFLALDRDPPESMGGPGGTGGGGSGGGKREDKKLQNAIVNGVLQNTENTSKETEPDCLEVKELTPHPSGLRTASRSKLRRQEGISRFYIIQVVFRNALEIGFLVGQYFLYGFSVPGLYECDRYPCIKEVECYVSRPTEKTVFLVFMFAVSGICVVLNLAELNHLGWRKIKLAVRGAQAKRKSVYEIRNKDLPRVSVPNFGRTQSSDSAYV, from the exons ATGGGGGAATGGACCATCTTGGAGAGGCTGCTGGAAGCCGCGGTGCAGCAGCACTCCACTATGATCGGGAG GATCCTCTTGACTGTGGTGGTGATCTTCCGGATTCTCATTGTGGCCATTGTGGGGGAGACGGTGTACGATGATGAGCAGACCATGTTTGTATGCAACACACTGCAGCCCGGCTGTAACCAGGCCTGCTATGACCGcgccttccccatctcccacatACGTTACTGGGTCTTCCAGATCATAATGGTATGTACCCCCAGTCTCTGCTTCATCACTTACTCTGTGCACCAGTCTGCCAAGCAACGAGAACGCCGCTACTCTACTGTCTTCCTGGCTCTGGACAGAGATCCTCCTGAGTCCATGGGGGGTCCTGGaggaactgggggtgggggcagtggtggTGGCAAACGAGAAGATAAGAAGTTGCAAAATGCCATTGTTAATGGAGTGCTGCAGAACACAGAGAACACGAGCAAGGAGACAGAGCCAGATTGTTTAGAGGTGAAGGAGCTGACCCCACACCCATCAGGGTTGCGCACTGCTTCTCGATCCAAGCTCCGAAGGCAGGAAGGCATCTCCCGCTTCTACATTATCCAAGTGGTATTCCGAAATGCCCTGGAGATTGGGTTTCTTGTGGGCCAATACTTTCTCTATGGCTTCAGTGTCCCAGGGTTGTACGAATGTGACCGCTACCCCTGTATCAAGGAGGTGGAATGTTATGTGTCCCGGCCTACTGAGAAGACTGTTTTTCTAGTGTTCATGTTTGCAGTGAGCGGGATCTGTGTTGTGCTCAACCTGGCTGAACTCAACCACCTAGGATGGCGCAAGATCAAGCTGGCTGTGCGAGGAGCCCAGGCCAAGAGAAAGTCAGTCTATGAGATCCGCAACAAGGACCTGCCCCGGGTCAGTGTTCCCAATTTTGGCAGGACTCAGTCCAGTGACTCTGCCTATGTGTGA